From the Micromonospora sediminicola genome, one window contains:
- a CDS encoding GNAT family N-acetyltransferase, which produces MTYQEQIPDLGELALEPVRPDRHAALLHGWVTLPRNAFWGMGSHTLDDVREVYAFLDGLETHQAYLILLDGEPVGLFQTYRPEADPVGERYPVLPGDVGMHLLLNPPRGRARGLTTAVGPALARFLLRGPAARRIVVEPDVRNEAALRRLRIEGFTFASEIDMPDKRAQLAFLTRERFEADHPSA; this is translated from the coding sequence CCAGGAGCAGATCCCCGACCTCGGCGAGCTGGCGCTGGAGCCGGTGCGTCCCGACCGGCACGCCGCGCTGCTGCACGGCTGGGTCACGTTGCCCCGCAACGCGTTCTGGGGGATGGGCTCGCACACGCTCGACGACGTCCGCGAGGTCTACGCGTTCCTCGACGGGCTGGAGACCCACCAGGCCTACCTGATCCTGCTGGACGGGGAACCGGTCGGGCTGTTCCAGACCTACCGCCCGGAGGCGGACCCGGTGGGCGAGCGGTACCCGGTCTTGCCGGGGGACGTCGGGATGCACCTGCTGCTCAACCCGCCCCGGGGGCGGGCGCGCGGACTCACCACGGCCGTCGGGCCGGCCCTGGCCCGGTTCCTGCTGCGGGGCCCGGCCGCCCGGCGCATCGTGGTGGAGCCGGACGTCCGCAACGAGGCGGCGCTGCGCCGGCTGCGGATCGAGGGTTTCACGTTCGCGTCCGAAATCGACATGCCGGACAAGCGCGCGCAGCTCGCGTTCCTGACCCGGGAGCGGTTCGAGGCGGACCACCCGTCGGCGTGA
- a CDS encoding DUF7507 domain-containing protein, giving the protein MIRTFTGAGRGAAAVVVVAALAAPLPAVAASAAPVGQPPPAPAGRAVGPVNPVAPALSFGVMTEGNATVVASENEGTMAVGGDLSFGNYQLANNTAGSFVVPGDSRPSALVVGGRVDFAGSVPGTRLQVLSQGYAKVGNLTGTVVRDTDNNGAAVNTRILPTNNYDAFPRVELTVRQAPANVGPTSPINFAAAYESFRSTSVGLAGCANTVVLRTPNGDVLPSPIPPGSNAVVTLTSGVTNVLNLSATDLNNIDTLTFRDQPTPTTPLLINVDTSGVGNTFDWNAPNFSGIGGQQAQYVLINFPTATRLSLTAGARTVEGSIYAPNADFTDLSASNTEGSVITRTLDHRGGEIHYFPFSTTLTCNGGGPASIAVVKSSTTALIGSVGQQVPYSFRVVNTGGVRLTDVTVDDVQTPPSSNANLGPITCPVTALDPGASTTCTATYTVTQADLDHGGVSDTATARGTPAGGGAPVVSDPTDLTIPAEVLTPSISVLKSSTTTTITTAGQQVPYRFAVTNTGGLTLSDVNVTDTQTPPSSNANLGPITCPVTTLAPGASTTCTATYTVTQADLDHGSVSDTATAHGTPPGSTTPVDSDSSELTIAATPVTPDITLVKSSTTTTITAEGQQVEYRFAVTNTGGVTLSDVNVTDVQTPPSSNANLGPITCPVTTLAPGASTTCTATYTVSQADLDIGRVSDTATAHGTPPGSATPIDSDPSDLTIAARPAPPEITVVKSSTTTTITAAGQQVPYRFAVTNTGGVTLSDVNVTDVQTPPSSNTNLGPITCPVTTLAPGASTTCTATYTVSQADIDNGSLGDTATAHGTPVGGETPIDSEPSDLTVPRAPVTAGISVDKTSTTTVVTAPGQRVPYRFVVVNTGGLTLSNVTVTDVQTPPSSNVDLGPITCADTTLAPGASTTCTATYTVTQADLDHGSVSDTATAHGTPAGAQTPIDSDPASLTVPAGDPAVDIEVVKSSDTVAITQVGQKVNYTYRVVNTGGLTLTRVTVNDTLLPPASRDNLTVITCGPDNVPNGTVTLAPGASVECRATYTVSEADFAQASLLDVATATGTPPRGPAVVSGPSTQDIPILHPGIALTKTVTPEVVSRPGEVVTYRYVVTDTGNTTLTGVAVDETAFSGSGRPSAITCDGATLAPGQSLTCTATYAVTEADVQAGRVTNTAVAVGTPPTVPGQDPPAPVRSEPASATVTATRGAAIALEKSADPGEVHKVGQQVRYRFQVTNTGSVPLTGVTVTDTLAPPADPANLGPITCGPGGTPNGAVTLAPGESVTCTATYTVSKADASQRCITDTATATGTPPAGAAPVSPEATLCVRVVIGPGPKPGPWPWHGHGKLPVTGTSFLLPLAVGGAAVLLTGVTLMLLTRRRRIGARHDSV; this is encoded by the coding sequence ATGATCAGAACGTTCACAGGTGCCGGGCGCGGAGCCGCCGCGGTCGTCGTCGTCGCGGCACTCGCCGCCCCGCTGCCGGCGGTGGCCGCGTCGGCGGCTCCGGTCGGACAACCGCCGCCGGCGCCCGCGGGCCGGGCCGTCGGACCGGTCAACCCGGTCGCGCCGGCGCTGAGCTTCGGGGTGATGACCGAGGGCAACGCCACCGTGGTCGCCAGCGAGAACGAGGGCACCATGGCTGTCGGGGGAGACCTCTCCTTCGGCAACTACCAGCTCGCCAACAACACCGCCGGTTCGTTCGTCGTCCCCGGGGACAGTCGGCCGAGCGCGCTCGTGGTGGGCGGCCGGGTCGACTTCGCCGGCAGCGTGCCCGGCACCCGGCTCCAGGTCCTCTCCCAGGGCTACGCCAAGGTCGGCAACCTCACCGGCACCGTGGTGCGGGACACCGACAACAACGGCGCCGCGGTCAACACCCGGATCCTGCCGACGAACAACTACGACGCCTTCCCACGGGTCGAGCTGACCGTCCGGCAGGCGCCCGCGAACGTCGGCCCCACCTCGCCGATCAACTTCGCCGCCGCGTACGAGTCGTTCCGGTCCACCTCGGTCGGTCTGGCCGGCTGCGCGAACACGGTGGTGCTCCGGACCCCCAACGGCGACGTCCTGCCCAGCCCGATCCCGCCCGGCAGCAACGCGGTCGTCACGCTGACCAGCGGTGTCACCAACGTGTTGAACCTCAGCGCCACCGACCTGAACAACATCGACACGTTGACCTTCCGGGACCAGCCCACGCCGACCACGCCGCTGCTGATCAACGTGGACACCAGCGGCGTCGGGAACACCTTCGACTGGAACGCGCCGAACTTCTCCGGCATCGGCGGCCAGCAGGCCCAGTACGTCCTGATCAACTTCCCGACCGCGACCCGGCTCTCGCTCACCGCGGGAGCCCGCACGGTCGAGGGCAGCATCTACGCGCCGAACGCCGACTTCACCGACCTCTCGGCCAGCAACACCGAGGGCAGCGTGATCACCCGGACGCTCGACCACCGCGGCGGCGAGATCCACTACTTCCCGTTCAGCACGACGCTGACCTGCAACGGCGGCGGCCCGGCCAGCATCGCGGTGGTCAAGTCGTCGACCACCGCGCTGATCGGTTCCGTCGGCCAGCAGGTGCCCTACTCCTTCCGGGTGGTCAACACCGGCGGCGTGCGCCTGACCGACGTCACCGTCGACGACGTGCAGACGCCGCCGTCGTCGAACGCGAACCTGGGGCCGATCACCTGCCCGGTCACCGCGCTCGACCCGGGGGCGTCCACCACCTGCACCGCCACGTACACGGTCACCCAGGCCGACCTCGACCACGGCGGGGTGTCGGACACGGCGACCGCGCGGGGCACGCCCGCCGGCGGCGGCGCCCCGGTGGTCTCCGACCCGACCGACCTCACCATCCCGGCGGAGGTCCTGACCCCGTCGATCTCGGTGCTGAAGTCCTCGACCACCACCACCATCACGACCGCCGGGCAGCAGGTGCCGTACCGGTTCGCGGTGACGAACACCGGTGGGCTGACGCTGTCCGACGTGAACGTGACGGACACGCAGACGCCGCCGTCGTCGAACGCCAACCTGGGCCCGATCACCTGCCCGGTGACCACGCTGGCGCCGGGGGCGTCCACCACCTGCACCGCCACGTACACGGTCACCCAGGCCGACCTCGACCACGGGTCGGTGTCGGACACCGCGACCGCGCACGGCACACCACCGGGCAGCACCACCCCGGTCGACTCGGACTCGTCGGAGCTGACGATCGCGGCGACGCCGGTGACTCCCGACATCACGCTGGTGAAGTCCTCGACCACCACCACCATCACCGCCGAGGGACAGCAGGTCGAGTACCGGTTCGCGGTGACCAACACCGGTGGGGTCACGTTGTCGGACGTGAACGTGACGGACGTGCAGACGCCGCCGTCGTCGAACGCGAACCTGGGCCCGATCACCTGCCCGGTGACCACACTGGCGCCGGGCGCGTCGACCACCTGCACGGCGACGTACACCGTGTCGCAGGCGGACCTCGACATCGGGCGGGTGTCGGACACCGCGACCGCGCACGGCACACCGCCGGGGAGCGCGACACCGATCGACTCGGACCCGTCGGACCTGACCATCGCGGCGAGGCCGGCGCCCCCGGAGATCACCGTGGTGAAGTCGTCCACCACCACCACGATCACGGCCGCCGGGCAGCAGGTGCCGTACCGGTTCGCGGTGACCAACACCGGTGGGGTGACGCTGTCGGACGTGAACGTGACGGACGTGCAGACGCCGCCGTCGTCGAACACGAACCTCGGCCCGATCACCTGCCCGGTGACCACGTTGGCGCCGGGCGCGTCGACCACCTGCACGGCGACCTACACCGTGTCGCAGGCCGACATCGACAACGGCTCGCTCGGCGACACCGCGACCGCCCACGGCACTCCCGTCGGTGGGGAGACGCCGATCGACTCCGAACCGTCGGATCTGACCGTCCCCCGGGCGCCGGTGACCGCCGGGATCAGTGTGGACAAGACCTCCACCACCACGGTGGTCACCGCACCGGGCCAGCGGGTGCCGTACCGGTTCGTCGTGGTCAACACCGGCGGGCTCACGCTGTCGAACGTCACCGTCACCGACGTGCAGACGCCACCGTCGTCGAACGTCGACCTCGGCCCGATCACGTGTGCGGACACGACGTTGGCGCCGGGCGCGTCGACCACCTGCACCGCCACGTACACCGTCACCCAGGCCGACCTTGACCACGGATCGGTCAGCGACACCGCGACCGCCCACGGCACCCCGGCCGGCGCCCAGACGCCGATCGACTCCGACCCGGCCTCGCTGACCGTTCCGGCCGGTGACCCGGCGGTCGACATCGAGGTGGTCAAGTCGTCCGACACGGTCGCGATCACCCAGGTCGGCCAGAAGGTGAACTACACCTACCGGGTGGTCAACACCGGCGGCCTGACGCTGACCAGGGTCACGGTGAACGACACCCTCCTGCCGCCGGCCAGCCGGGACAACCTCACGGTCATCACGTGCGGCCCGGACAACGTCCCGAACGGCACCGTCACGCTGGCGCCGGGAGCGTCGGTCGAGTGCCGGGCCACGTACACGGTCTCGGAAGCCGACTTCGCCCAGGCGTCGCTGCTCGACGTGGCGACGGCCACCGGCACCCCGCCGCGCGGACCCGCGGTCGTCTCCGGGCCGTCGACGCAGGACATCCCGATCCTGCACCCGGGGATCGCGCTCACCAAGACCGTGACGCCGGAGGTGGTGTCCCGCCCCGGTGAGGTCGTCACCTACCGGTACGTGGTCACCGACACCGGCAACACCACGCTGACCGGCGTCGCCGTGGACGAGACCGCCTTCTCCGGCAGCGGGCGGCCCTCGGCGATCACCTGCGACGGCGCCACGCTCGCCCCGGGGCAGAGCCTGACCTGCACGGCGACCTACGCGGTGACCGAGGCCGACGTCCAAGCCGGGCGGGTCACCAACACGGCGGTCGCGGTCGGCACCCCGCCGACCGTTCCCGGCCAGGACCCGCCGGCGCCGGTCCGCTCCGAGCCGGCCTCCGCCACGGTGACCGCGACCCGGGGTGCGGCGATCGCGCTGGAGAAGTCCGCCGACCCGGGCGAGGTGCACAAGGTCGGCCAGCAGGTGCGGTACCGGTTCCAGGTCACCAACACCGGATCGGTCCCGCTGACCGGGGTCACGGTGACCGACACGCTCGCGCCACCGGCCGACCCGGCCAACCTCGGGCCGATCACCTGTGGTCCGGGCGGCACGCCCAACGGAGCGGTCACGCTCGCGCCGGGGGAGAGCGTCACCTGCACGGCGACGTACACCGTGTCGAAGGCGGACGCCTCGCAGCGGTGCATCACCGACACCGCCACCGCGACGGGCACACCGCCGGCGGGTGCGGCTCCGGTGTCGCCGGAGGCCACGCTCTGCGTCCGGGTGGTGATCGGACCCGGTCCGAAGCCCGGCCCGTGGCCCTGGCACGGCCACGGCAAGCTTCCGGTCACCGGGACGTCGTTCCTGCTCCCGCTGGCCGTCGGCGGCGCGGCGGTGCTGCTGACCGGCGTCACCCTGATGCTGCTGACCCGGCGGCGCCGGATCGGCGCCCGGCACGACTCCGTTTGA
- a CDS encoding low temperature requirement protein A: MSRSGAVSRRPGAARVVTPLELFFDLVYVFAIGQLSHHLLAHVDLRTGASTLVLVAVAASDSLGRRDPQRGDTDR, encoded by the coding sequence GTGAGCCGGTCCGGTGCGGTGTCGCGCCGGCCCGGCGCGGCGCGGGTGGTCACCCCGCTCGAACTCTTCTTCGACCTCGTCTACGTCTTCGCGATCGGGCAGCTCTCGCACCACCTGCTCGCCCACGTCGACCTGCGCACCGGCGCCTCGACGCTGGTCCTGGTCGCGGTGGCGGCCTCCGACTCGCTGGGCCGGCGTGACCCGCAGCGGGGAGACACCGACCGGTGA
- a CDS encoding DUF1223 domain-containing protein, which produces MTGASPTRDGFAVVEMFTSQGCDSCPPAEEVLSGIDRDARERGERVYTLGFHVDYWDHLGWADPYGAAAHTLRQEAYARAFGSGGLYTPQMIVNGTVEFVGSDRRQAASAIDAALATPPGTPLTLTVVEAGDRRVVLDYGTGALPEQARLNVALVERGLENDVPRGENAGRRLRQDTVVRAFRSAELNGERGRVELDVSTAPDPRRASVVGYVQQGDRAVVGAAAVDLGDGSR; this is translated from the coding sequence ATGACCGGCGCCTCGCCCACGCGCGACGGCTTCGCCGTCGTGGAGATGTTCACCTCCCAGGGCTGCGACAGCTGCCCCCCGGCCGAGGAGGTGCTGTCCGGGATCGACCGGGACGCGCGCGAGCGGGGAGAGCGGGTGTACACGCTCGGCTTCCACGTCGACTACTGGGACCATCTCGGCTGGGCCGACCCCTACGGCGCGGCCGCGCACACGCTGCGGCAGGAGGCGTACGCGCGGGCGTTCGGCTCCGGCGGCCTGTACACGCCGCAGATGATCGTCAACGGCACCGTCGAGTTCGTCGGCTCCGACCGCCGCCAGGCCGCCTCGGCGATCGACGCCGCCCTGGCCACGCCGCCCGGCACCCCACTGACGCTCACCGTCGTCGAGGCGGGCGACCGGCGGGTGGTGCTCGACTACGGCACCGGAGCGCTGCCGGAACAGGCCCGGTTGAACGTGGCGCTGGTCGAGCGCGGCCTGGAGAACGACGTGCCCCGGGGCGAGAACGCCGGGCGGCGGCTGCGCCAGGACACGGTGGTCCGCGCGTTCCGCTCCGCCGAGCTGAACGGGGAGCGGGGACGGGTGGAACTCGACGTGTCGACGGCGCCCGACCCCCGTCGCGCCTCGGTGGTCGGCTATGTGCAGCAGGGCGACCGGGCGGTGGTCGGCGCGGCCGCGGTCGACCTCGGCGACGGGAGCCGGTGA
- a CDS encoding redoxin: MNRAPVATRLPPITVRRWVNSPPLTPEALRGRVVLVDIWEYTCVNWIRTAPYVRAWHRDYRDLGLTVVGVHAPEFAFGRRPENIDRAIRDHGLTHPIAIDDDFTFWRALRNDAWPARYLFDSDGRLVDRWVGEGDYDRTEAEIRRLVEAASPGAALPPVSPEVTAFVTTTPATYAGITPETYLGADRGVPGTYALTGDWRVDGEYVELAAGAGELVLPFTAGEVNLVVDPGPGGPVPLQVLLDGNPVGDARGADVDPAGRAHVDRPAMVRLVAGATSGEHRLSLVTDRPGFRAYVFTFGP, from the coding sequence ATGAACCGCGCCCCGGTCGCGACCCGGCTGCCGCCGATCACCGTGCGCCGCTGGGTGAACTCCCCGCCGCTGACCCCCGAGGCGTTGCGCGGGCGGGTGGTCCTGGTCGACATCTGGGAGTACACCTGCGTCAACTGGATCCGTACCGCCCCGTACGTGCGGGCGTGGCACCGCGACTACCGGGACCTGGGGCTGACGGTCGTCGGCGTCCACGCGCCCGAGTTCGCGTTCGGCCGGCGGCCGGAGAACATCGACCGGGCGATCCGGGACCACGGGCTGACCCACCCGATCGCGATCGACGACGACTTCACGTTCTGGCGTGCCCTGCGCAACGACGCCTGGCCGGCCCGGTACCTCTTCGACAGCGACGGCCGGCTCGTGGACCGGTGGGTCGGCGAGGGCGACTACGACCGGACCGAGGCGGAGATCCGACGGCTGGTCGAGGCGGCGTCGCCCGGTGCGGCGCTGCCCCCGGTCAGCCCCGAGGTGACGGCCTTCGTCACGACCACGCCAGCGACGTACGCCGGCATCACCCCGGAGACCTATCTCGGCGCCGACCGGGGCGTGCCGGGCACGTACGCGCTCACCGGCGACTGGCGGGTCGACGGCGAGTACGTCGAACTCGCCGCCGGCGCCGGCGAACTCGTCCTGCCCTTCACCGCCGGCGAGGTGAACCTGGTGGTCGACCCCGGTCCCGGCGGACCGGTCCCGCTTCAGGTGCTGCTGGACGGGAACCCGGTCGGCGACGCGCGCGGCGCCGACGTCGACCCGGCGGGCCGGGCCCACGTCGACCGGCCGGCGATGGTGCGCCTGGTCGCCGGCGCGACGTCGGGGGAGCACCGGCTGAGCCTGGTCACCGACCGCCCCGGCTTCCGCGCGTACGTGTTCACGTTCGGACCCTGA
- a CDS encoding epoxide hydrolase family protein, which produces MAVKTMTPTRTTTDIRPFRIEVPEEDLRDLRRRIAATRWPERQTVDDQSQGVPLETSQAMARYWEKEYDWRGVEARLNDLPNFVTEIDGLDIHFIHVRSRHEGALPLVVTHGWPGSVIEQLKIIGPLTDPTSYGGSASDAFHLVIPSMPGYGFSGKPDKPGWDPEHIARAWTELMRRLGYHRFVAQGGDWGALITDMLGVQAPPELAGIHTNMPCVVPPEIDALMQRGITGVNNPLAELPAGLSAEERAACERLDFFWKHSAYALIMTTRPQTLAALADSPVGLATFMLDHDAASLELICAAFAGRPGGLSRDDILDNVSLYWLTNTGVSSARLYAQNKLSFFAAKGVRVPAAVSQFPDEILLAPRSWAERAYPNLIHYHKLDRGGHFAAWEQPQLFAEEMRTAFRSLR; this is translated from the coding sequence GTGGCCGTCAAGACCATGACGCCGACCCGTACCACCACCGACATCCGACCGTTCCGGATCGAGGTGCCCGAGGAGGACCTGCGCGACCTGCGGCGGCGGATCGCCGCCACCCGCTGGCCCGAGCGGCAGACCGTCGACGACCAGTCGCAGGGCGTGCCGCTGGAGACCAGCCAGGCGATGGCCCGCTACTGGGAGAAGGAGTACGACTGGCGCGGGGTCGAGGCCCGGCTGAACGACCTGCCGAACTTCGTCACCGAGATCGACGGGCTGGACATCCACTTCATCCACGTCCGGTCCCGGCACGAGGGCGCGCTGCCGCTGGTGGTCACGCACGGGTGGCCGGGTTCGGTGATCGAGCAGCTGAAGATCATCGGCCCGCTGACCGACCCGACCTCGTACGGCGGCAGCGCGTCGGACGCGTTCCACCTGGTGATCCCGTCGATGCCCGGTTACGGCTTCTCCGGCAAGCCGGACAAGCCCGGCTGGGACCCGGAGCACATCGCCCGCGCCTGGACCGAGTTGATGCGGCGGCTGGGCTACCACCGGTTCGTGGCGCAGGGCGGCGACTGGGGCGCGCTGATCACCGACATGCTCGGCGTGCAGGCGCCACCGGAGCTGGCCGGCATCCACACGAACATGCCCTGCGTGGTGCCGCCGGAGATCGACGCGCTGATGCAGCGCGGCATCACCGGCGTCAACAACCCGCTGGCCGAGCTGCCGGCCGGGCTCTCCGCTGAGGAGAGGGCGGCCTGCGAGCGGCTCGACTTCTTCTGGAAGCACTCGGCGTACGCGCTGATCATGACGACCCGGCCGCAGACGCTGGCCGCGCTCGCCGACTCGCCGGTCGGGCTGGCGACGTTCATGCTCGACCACGACGCGGCCAGCCTGGAGCTGATCTGCGCCGCCTTCGCCGGCCGTCCCGGCGGCCTGAGCCGGGACGACATCCTGGACAACGTCTCGCTCTACTGGCTGACCAACACCGGTGTGTCGTCGGCCCGGCTGTACGCGCAGAACAAGCTGTCGTTCTTCGCCGCCAAGGGGGTCCGGGTGCCGGCGGCGGTGAGCCAGTTCCCGGACGAGATCCTGCTGGCGCCACGCAGCTGGGCGGAGCGGGCGTACCCGAACCTGATCCACTACCACAAGCTGGACCGGGGCGGGCACTTCGCGGCCTGGGAGCAGCCGCAGCTGTTCGCCGAGGAGATGCGTACGGCCTTCCGGTCCCTGCGTTGA
- a CDS encoding golvesin C-terminal-like domain-containing protein translates to MATIPWLVDVLRAAGVQVVVEGDWLNRGRPGSFDPIGVLWHHTAATSSASNPHPALNICINGRSDLPGPLCQALVDYHGVFHVISAGRCNHAGVSGGSGPIPAGDGNTLMIGWEIDYNGVDQRMTTAQYDASIAATAAVLTRLGRDSSYARGHRETSTTGKIDPSFIDLNTMRADVAAKMAGGGGGWSSIVDNATAGRFTASTNWGVSTYSGQRYGADYRYADPVAASDAAWYKFNVPRTGNYRVEAWWPANSGYNASTPYVVATTTGNRTVYVDQRATGGQWRTLGTFTLPAGDADRVAVSRWSSAAGLVIADAVRLTEV, encoded by the coding sequence ATGGCGACCATCCCCTGGCTGGTGGACGTGCTCCGGGCCGCCGGGGTCCAGGTCGTGGTCGAGGGCGACTGGCTCAACCGCGGACGACCCGGCTCCTTCGACCCCATCGGTGTGCTCTGGCACCACACCGCGGCCACCTCCAGCGCGAGCAACCCGCACCCGGCGCTCAACATCTGCATCAACGGCCGGTCCGACCTGCCCGGCCCGCTCTGCCAGGCCCTGGTGGACTACCACGGCGTGTTCCACGTGATCTCCGCCGGCCGGTGCAACCACGCCGGCGTCAGCGGCGGCAGCGGGCCGATCCCGGCCGGCGACGGCAACACCCTGATGATCGGGTGGGAGATCGACTACAACGGCGTCGACCAGCGGATGACCACCGCCCAGTACGACGCCAGCATCGCGGCCACCGCCGCCGTGCTCACCCGGCTCGGCCGGGACTCCAGCTACGCCCGCGGACACCGGGAGACCAGCACCACCGGCAAGATCGACCCGTCCTTCATCGACCTGAACACCATGCGCGCCGACGTGGCGGCGAAGATGGCCGGCGGTGGCGGCGGGTGGTCGTCGATCGTGGACAACGCGACCGCGGGCCGGTTCACCGCCAGCACCAACTGGGGGGTGTCGACCTACTCCGGGCAGCGGTACGGCGCCGACTACCGCTACGCGGACCCGGTCGCCGCCAGCGACGCCGCCTGGTACAAGTTCAACGTCCCCCGCACCGGCAACTACCGGGTCGAGGCGTGGTGGCCGGCGAACTCCGGCTACAACGCCTCGACCCCGTACGTCGTCGCCACCACCACCGGCAACCGGACCGTCTACGTCGACCAGCGGGCGACCGGCGGGCAGTGGCGCACCCTCGGCACGTTCACGCTGCCGGCCGGGGACGCCGACCGGGTCGCGGTCAGCCGCTGGAGCTCCGCCGCCGGGCTCGTCATCGCCGACGCCGTCCGACTCACCGAGGTCTGA
- a CDS encoding glycoside hydrolase domain-containing protein, whose protein sequence is MRTIAVALTALTVATALAAPAAEPSPVAAAVGPQPGTFTGRGFDTCAAPSQVAMDAWLAGSPYRAIGVYISGASRTCAQPNLTATWVASQTAKGWRLIPIDLGRQAPCGTRTPKMSADPAVARAQGATAADDAVGAAQALGIGVGSTLYNDVEHYPSSASCRAAVLSFLSGWVERLHARGYLAGMYSSGSSGIKDVCDAYDDTRYLRLDQIWIAWWNGVADTGAGTYCADTRYADRQRLHQYAGDVTETWGGVTMTIDRNWIDVRGGATPPGPWSVTVDNATTGGFTAGAAWGASAYSGQRYGADYRFAAPASISDVAWFRATLPEAGDYEVAVWYPADPGYNDRTPYLVATTTGNRPVVVDQRSGGGRWVSLGVFALAAGSGDRVGVSRWTAGSGFVVADAVRLTRA, encoded by the coding sequence ATGAGAACGATCGCCGTGGCGCTGACGGCGCTCACCGTCGCCACCGCCCTCGCCGCCCCGGCGGCCGAGCCGTCGCCAGTGGCGGCGGCGGTCGGCCCGCAGCCCGGCACGTTCACCGGCCGGGGGTTCGACACCTGCGCCGCCCCGTCGCAGGTCGCGATGGACGCCTGGCTGGCCGGCTCGCCGTACCGCGCGATCGGTGTCTACATCAGCGGCGCCAGCCGGACGTGCGCGCAACCCAACCTCACCGCTACCTGGGTGGCGAGCCAGACCGCCAAGGGGTGGCGCCTGATCCCGATCGACCTCGGCCGCCAGGCGCCCTGCGGCACCCGTACGCCGAAGATGTCCGCCGACCCGGCCGTCGCCCGCGCTCAGGGGGCGACCGCGGCGGACGACGCGGTCGGCGCCGCCCAGGCGCTCGGCATCGGCGTCGGCAGTACGCTCTACAACGACGTCGAGCACTACCCGTCGAGCGCCTCCTGCCGCGCGGCGGTGCTGTCGTTCCTGTCCGGCTGGGTGGAGCGACTGCATGCACGGGGCTACCTCGCCGGGATGTACTCCAGCGGCTCGTCCGGGATCAAGGACGTGTGCGACGCCTACGACGACACCCGGTACCTGCGCCTCGACCAGATCTGGATCGCCTGGTGGAACGGCGTCGCCGACACCGGTGCCGGCACCTACTGCGCGGACACCCGCTACGCCGACCGCCAACGCCTGCACCAGTACGCGGGCGACGTCACCGAGACCTGGGGCGGCGTGACGATGACCATCGACCGCAACTGGATCGACGTGCGCGGGGGTGCGACGCCGCCCGGCCCGTGGAGCGTGACCGTCGACAACGCCACCACGGGCGGTTTCACGGCCGGCGCGGCGTGGGGCGCCTCGGCGTACTCGGGCCAGCGGTACGGCGCCGACTACCGGTTCGCCGCGCCGGCGTCGATCAGCGACGTGGCCTGGTTCCGGGCGACGCTCCCCGAGGCCGGTGACTACGAGGTCGCGGTGTGGTACCCGGCCGACCCCGGCTACAACGACCGGACGCCGTACCTGGTGGCAACCACCACCGGCAACCGGCCGGTGGTGGTCGACCAGCGGTCCGGCGGCGGCCGGTGGGTTTCGCTCGGGGTCTTCGCGCTGGCGGCCGGATCCGGCGACCGGGTCGGGGTGAGCCGGTGGACCGCAGGTAGCGGCTTCGTGGTCGCCGACGCCGTCCGCCTCACCCGCGCCTGA